The Parus major isolate Abel unplaced genomic scaffold, Parus_major1.1 Scaffold370, whole genome shotgun sequence DNA segment GTGCTGGCCACAGGTGTGTTCACCGGGCTGGGCAACCTGCGCACACTGCGGCTGGACCACAACCCTCTGCAGAAGGTGGCCCCCAGGGCTTTCTGGCCACTGACCACACTCAGCACACTCTGGCTTTGGGGTGGCCAGCTCAGTGCACTGGAGCCTGTGGCCATGGCCATGGGGCATCTGACACACCTGGACCTGCTCGACCTGTGTGGCAACATGCTGTCGACACTGGGCCCAGGGCTGCCGCCCACACTGAGGGTCCTGCGCCTCTACAACAACTCCCTGGGAGCTCTTTCAGGGGCCTCCCCTGGGGTGATGCCCCCAGGGCTGCGTGTGCTCGACCTATCCTACAACATCTCTGACGCTGTGCCGCTCGCTTGCCTGTGCCTGCACAACCTAACACACCTACACCTGGCTGGGAGCCCGCTGGACGTGGTGCAGCTGCTGCGCACGGTGTGatgctgtgctggtttttattGCCCATGACCAACAACTCCAGGATCTGCTTTGGCGATGTGGGCCGGGTGAGAACGGGCACAGAGATCAGCACCCCAGATGCGGCACCCAGACACCCCAACACAAGCAGCCCCAGGCACTTGGGGTGAggcatcctgcagctctgcaggcccTGTGACAACCTGGGGTCAcatctgctgccagccaggagtTGTGCAGGTGGCACCCCGGGATCTTCAcacccccagtgtccccaggacCGGAAAGAGAGTAgtggagggggagaggagggaaggggagtTTCCTGCAGCggcccctggcacaggggtcactcccaggctgggctggaatgAGGCAATGCTCATcaccctccctgctcccctttAGGGCaatttttctccctgtctcAGCCTCTTCAATGCAACGGAGACAAAAGGAGCTGCCAAACCAGCACTGCTATGATGCAGAGGTCACCCTTGAACCTTCCCCTGAACAAGCTCTAAGTCTCTCCCCATGAGGAGTTTCTGCTTCCAGACCTTCCCATTCCTCTTGTTTGCATCCATCTTCCAACGCCCCTTTGAAGCCTCCCCACCAGCATGGCCATCCTAGTTTCAGCCAGGACAGAGCCACTAAAATagagttaaatattttttgcagcAGCTGACAGGTGTTGCTGTGGGCATTTCTAGGTCATTCAATACCATCTTATTTGCCAGGGGTAAGGGA contains these protein-coding regions:
- the LOC107198910 gene encoding LOW QUALITY PROTEIN: chondroadherin-like protein (The sequence of the model RefSeq protein was modified relative to this genomic sequence to represent the inferred CDS: substituted 1 base at 1 genomic stop codon), with protein sequence MVVGSLGCEGGLCGTEDMLYPTLSPTASRISPGCIRMCTSLLVMLVTLVMVPAGVSPYGFRNCIQAPWDPGLFCCIQRFLSTVGAAVDNLLSTATSLNLSINILCQVPPGAFAHLPXLYTLVLTHNQLELLSPGAFWGLSALAHLDLAHNNMSVLATGVFTGLGNLRTLRLDHNPLQKVAPRAFWPLTTLSTLWLWGGQLSALEPVAMAMGHLTHLDLLDLCGNMLSTLGPGLPPTLRVLRLYNNSLGALSGASPGVMPPGLRVLDLSYNISDAVPLACLCLHNLTHLHLAGSPLDVVQLLRTV